The following are encoded in a window of Emcibacter sp. SYSU 3D8 genomic DNA:
- the shc gene encoding squalene--hopene cyclase codes for MNVETPLSGQAMDDILRGAIRDGFAWSVSTQHPDGYWVGKLQTNACMEAEWVLALHFLGLHDHPHLPGLKRSILRGQREDGSWCIYHGAPAGDINATVESYAALRCMGLPADDPVMAKARDWIFAKGGLRNVRVFTRYWLALIGEWPWDKTPNIPPEVIRFPLWFPFSIYNFASWARATLMPIAVLSARRPSRPLGKGRTLDELFPGGRASFDYSLPKKIRPFTWEQFFMGTDRILHGAQTHNLVPGREAAIARVLEWIVKHQDADGAWGGIQPPWIYSLLALHIEGYPMGHPVMAKGLAALNDPRWSYETADEDGVAVNIQASVSPVWDTVLTLLAMEDCEAQDEHKEAVGKAIGWLLDNEVRHYGDWSQKVKGVEPGGWAFEYANQFYPDVDDTAVALIVLARHRHDPGWQARGIGAVIARAVNWVLAMQCRGGGWAAFDRDNDAAILTRIPFSDFGEALDPPSVDVTAHVLEALGVLGYDRHHPAVARGVAFLRKEQEKDGSWWGRWGVNYIYGTSAALPALRAVGEDMREAYIARAADWTIAHQNADGGWGESCGSYMDRSLAGKGDSTASQTAWALMSLLAVGRPQDRAVIEKGLGFLSSRQKDGSWDEAEYTGTGFPGYGLGRHIDLDTGAAETLGQSIELSRGFMINYNLYRHYFPLMAMGRARKYLARLGNEAL; via the coding sequence ATGAACGTCGAAACCCCGCTGTCCGGCCAGGCCATGGACGACATATTGCGCGGCGCGATCCGCGACGGGTTCGCGTGGTCGGTCTCGACGCAGCATCCGGACGGCTACTGGGTCGGCAAGCTGCAGACCAACGCCTGCATGGAAGCGGAATGGGTGCTGGCGCTACACTTTCTGGGACTGCACGATCACCCGCATCTGCCCGGCCTGAAGCGATCGATCCTGCGCGGCCAGCGCGAGGACGGGTCGTGGTGCATCTATCACGGCGCGCCCGCCGGCGACATCAACGCCACCGTGGAAAGCTATGCGGCGCTGCGCTGCATGGGTCTGCCGGCCGACGATCCGGTGATGGCGAAGGCGCGCGACTGGATCTTCGCCAAGGGCGGCCTGCGCAACGTGCGGGTGTTCACCCGCTACTGGCTGGCGCTGATCGGCGAATGGCCGTGGGACAAGACGCCGAACATCCCGCCGGAGGTGATCCGCTTCCCGCTGTGGTTCCCGTTCAGCATCTACAATTTCGCGTCCTGGGCGCGGGCGACCTTGATGCCCATCGCCGTGCTGTCGGCGCGCCGGCCGTCGCGGCCGCTCGGCAAGGGCCGCACGCTCGACGAGCTGTTCCCCGGCGGCCGCGCGTCATTCGACTATTCGCTGCCGAAGAAGATCAGGCCGTTCACCTGGGAACAGTTCTTCATGGGCACGGACAGGATCCTGCACGGCGCCCAGACCCATAACCTGGTCCCGGGACGCGAGGCGGCCATCGCCCGTGTGCTGGAATGGATCGTCAAACATCAGGACGCAGACGGCGCCTGGGGCGGCATCCAGCCGCCCTGGATCTACAGCCTGCTGGCGCTGCACATCGAGGGCTATCCCATGGGCCATCCGGTGATGGCCAAGGGGCTGGCGGCGCTTAACGATCCGCGCTGGTCCTACGAGACCGCCGACGAGGACGGTGTCGCCGTCAACATCCAGGCGTCGGTGTCGCCGGTGTGGGACACGGTGCTGACCCTGCTCGCCATGGAAGATTGCGAGGCACAGGACGAGCACAAGGAGGCGGTCGGCAAGGCGATCGGCTGGCTGCTCGACAACGAGGTGCGCCATTACGGCGACTGGTCGCAAAAGGTGAAGGGCGTCGAACCCGGCGGCTGGGCGTTCGAATACGCCAACCAGTTCTATCCCGACGTGGATGATACCGCCGTGGCGCTGATCGTGCTGGCGCGGCACCGCCACGATCCCGGATGGCAGGCGCGCGGCATCGGCGCGGTGATCGCCCGGGCGGTGAACTGGGTGCTGGCCATGCAGTGCCGGGGCGGCGGCTGGGCGGCGTTCGACCGCGATAACGACGCCGCGATCCTCACCCGCATCCCGTTCAGCGACTTCGGCGAGGCGCTCGATCCGCCCAGCGTCGACGTCACCGCCCATGTGCTGGAAGCCCTCGGCGTGCTCGGCTACGACCGGCATCATCCCGCCGTTGCGCGCGGCGTCGCCTTCCTGCGCAAGGAGCAGGAAAAGGACGGCAGCTGGTGGGGCCGCTGGGGCGTCAACTACATCTACGGCACCTCGGCCGCGCTGCCGGCGCTGCGGGCGGTGGGCGAGGACATGCGCGAGGCCTATATCGCCCGCGCCGCCGACTGGACCATCGCCCACCAGAACGCGGATGGCGGCTGGGGCGAGAGCTGCGGTTCGTACATGGACCGGTCGCTGGCGGGGAAGGGCGACAGCACGGCGTCGCAAACCGCCTGGGCGCTGATGTCGCTGCTCGCCGTTGGCCGGCCCCAGGACCGTGCGGTTATCGAGAAGGGTCTCGGTTTCCTCTCGTCGCGCCAGAAAGACGGCAGCTGGGACGAGGCGGAATATACCGGGACCGGCTTTCCAGGCTACGGCCTTGGCCGCCACATCGACCTGGACACCGGCGCCGCCGAGACTCTGGGCCAGTCGATCGAGCTCAGCCGCGGCTTCATGATCAACTACAACCTCTACCGCCACTACTTCCCGCTGATGGCCATGGGCCGGGCGCGGAAATACCTGGCACGGCTCGGCAACGAGGCCCTGTAG
- a CDS encoding MFS transporter, whose protein sequence is MQAPPTARPPEPSWPNPAYAWYVVIILFIASIVSFLDRQIIAIMVSDIKADLGLNDFEIGLLQGPPFGIFYALMSVPIALAADQLNRRNIIALGVTFWSLATAACGLAGNFVHLFVARITVGVGEATLGPSAYSIISDYFPRQKLAMAMSVFTMGNLTGIGLALMLGATLLGAINTVGITEVWLLGEVRPWQLAFICVGLPGLLLTVLILTIREPFRRGRIRSEEAVGGAAQMGEFFRHLRSHGRTFTHILVAFTTMVLVAYANFGWVVQHLVREFGTTQIHAGYWYGVVLLICGTSGTFFGGWFAGYLARRGHADAMLRASLICTAPLGPVAALTFLWSPTLDWAVFLLGPCQFMGAVPAGLAGASLLSITPNQMRAKIGALYVFLSSVVGISLGSTMVGFLTTYVFRNEQMLGEALALINCIGIPFGVILLILGLKHYRASLARIEAQTASA, encoded by the coding sequence ATGCAGGCACCCCCCACCGCCCGGCCGCCGGAGCCGTCATGGCCTAACCCGGCCTATGCCTGGTATGTGGTCATCATCCTGTTCATCGCCTCGATCGTGTCGTTCCTCGATCGGCAGATCATCGCCATCATGGTCAGCGACATCAAAGCCGATCTGGGTCTCAACGATTTCGAGATCGGCCTGCTGCAGGGTCCGCCCTTCGGCATCTTCTATGCGCTGATGTCGGTACCCATCGCGCTGGCTGCGGACCAGCTCAACCGGCGCAATATCATCGCCCTGGGCGTCACGTTCTGGAGCCTCGCCACCGCCGCCTGCGGCCTCGCCGGGAACTTTGTCCATCTGTTCGTCGCCCGCATCACCGTCGGCGTGGGCGAGGCGACGCTGGGCCCATCGGCCTATTCGATCATCAGCGACTACTTTCCCCGGCAGAAGCTGGCCATGGCCATGAGCGTCTTCACCATGGGCAATCTCACGGGTATCGGCCTGGCGCTGATGCTGGGCGCCACGCTGCTTGGCGCGATCAATACCGTCGGCATCACCGAAGTCTGGCTGCTGGGCGAAGTGCGGCCGTGGCAACTCGCCTTCATCTGCGTCGGCCTGCCCGGCTTGCTGCTGACCGTGCTGATCCTGACCATTCGCGAGCCGTTCCGCCGCGGCCGAATCCGCAGCGAGGAGGCGGTCGGCGGCGCTGCCCAGATGGGCGAGTTCTTCCGCCACCTGCGATCCCACGGCCGCACGTTCACCCATATTCTCGTCGCCTTCACCACCATGGTTCTGGTGGCCTACGCCAATTTCGGCTGGGTCGTGCAGCATCTGGTGCGCGAGTTCGGCACCACCCAGATTCATGCCGGGTACTGGTATGGCGTGGTGCTGCTGATCTGCGGCACCTCGGGGACATTCTTCGGGGGATGGTTCGCCGGATATCTGGCGCGCCGGGGTCATGCCGACGCCATGCTTCGCGCCAGCCTGATCTGCACTGCGCCGCTGGGACCGGTCGCCGCCCTGACTTTCCTGTGGTCGCCGACCCTGGACTGGGCGGTGTTCCTGCTCGGTCCGTGCCAGTTCATGGGCGCGGTCCCGGCGGGCCTGGCGGGCGCGTCCCTGCTGTCGATCACGCCCAACCAGATGCGCGCCAAGATCGGCGCGCTCTATGTGTTCCTGTCGAGTGTGGTGGGGATCAGCCTGGGCAGCACGATGGTGGGATTTCTCACCACCTACGTTTTCCGTAACGAGCAGATGCTGGGCGAGGCGCTGGCGCTGATCAACTGCATCGGCATCCCGTTCGGGGTGATCCTGCTGATCCTGGGCCTGAAGCACTACCGCGCCAGCCTGGCGCGGATCGAGGCGCAGACGGCGTCAGCCTGA
- a CDS encoding TonB-dependent receptor, translating into MRGTETVTVTARKQTETLQEVPVTVTAVGAAEIDRFNYDKVADITSRIPTLNVQTGGSGSGASLSLRGVGSSYISAAFDSAVALDFDGMQVSSMRVLQSAFMDVRQIEVLKGPQSLYFGKSASAGVLSIKSADPTDDWEFGGKVAYEFEEDGLTTEASVSGPVTDKFGFRLAARYNDIRTVWFNTAPVADPHRGERNLNIRATFEFEPTDNFTANLKLNYIRHANDGAIQRSAMDCGPNGVPDSVFLLSGALPIPAGYPCYETGKQPVFYLPDMAPALSAQAPAEGPRLKGGIPYGRSDIYFGVLKWDWNITGSLTLSSVSGYLDQSAQDNDSYSYGGVIAGVGQGAGTGLTDNQLRQFSQEVRLRSDFDHWFNFMVGAFYEDRHIEFNTSQNAVNISFFSPDPITGNSFDWYKEHPTDTSAVSVFGSATINFTDELELSGGVRWTHEKKVNHILVPYVHTFLVATGAFIQSGFDSGPIEFRDNNISPEVTLSWQATDDIKLYASYKTGFKSGGIDNSALPSSNLLGFASPDPEVRQATADALVYESETAKGGEIGVKSQWADRSLTLNLSAFYYVFKNLQVQNFDAVAIQFLTANAGEVTTKGVDLDWRWATPLDGLSLYGSMTFLSNKYTAFFDPNPLDGVSQNLEGRDGLQSPDFSGNAAFDWRVPLGNSLELGLTGNARYSGSFFTNFSNYRQRAYWTFDLAASIGDPEGRWRLSMIGTNLTDKHYLQSSGPRPFLQPGVGDDEIFTFARGRQLTVEASFRF; encoded by the coding sequence TTGCGCGGCACCGAGACGGTGACGGTGACGGCGCGCAAGCAGACCGAGACGCTGCAGGAAGTGCCCGTGACCGTGACCGCCGTCGGCGCCGCGGAGATCGATCGCTTCAACTACGACAAGGTCGCGGACATCACCAGCCGCATTCCGACGCTGAACGTGCAAACCGGCGGCTCGGGCTCGGGCGCGTCGCTCAGCCTGCGCGGTGTCGGCTCGTCCTACATCTCGGCGGCGTTCGATTCCGCCGTGGCGCTGGACTTCGACGGCATGCAGGTCAGCTCCATGCGCGTGCTGCAGTCGGCCTTCATGGACGTTCGCCAGATCGAGGTGCTGAAGGGCCCGCAGTCGCTGTATTTCGGCAAGAGCGCCTCGGCCGGCGTGCTGTCGATCAAGTCCGCCGACCCCACCGACGACTGGGAGTTCGGCGGCAAGGTCGCCTACGAGTTCGAGGAGGACGGCCTCACCACGGAAGCGTCCGTTTCCGGCCCGGTCACCGACAAGTTCGGCTTCCGGCTGGCGGCCCGCTACAACGACATCAGGACGGTGTGGTTCAACACCGCGCCGGTGGCCGATCCCCACCGCGGCGAGCGCAACCTCAACATCCGCGCCACGTTCGAGTTCGAACCCACCGACAACTTCACCGCCAACCTCAAGCTCAACTACATCCGTCACGCCAATGACGGCGCCATCCAGCGCTCGGCCATGGATTGCGGGCCCAACGGCGTGCCCGATTCCGTCTTCCTGCTGAGCGGCGCGCTGCCAATTCCGGCGGGCTATCCGTGCTACGAGACAGGCAAGCAACCGGTGTTCTACCTCCCCGACATGGCGCCAGCCCTCTCGGCCCAGGCGCCGGCCGAAGGCCCCAGGCTGAAAGGGGGCATCCCCTATGGCCGCTCGGACATCTATTTCGGCGTGCTAAAGTGGGACTGGAACATCACCGGCAGCCTGACGCTGTCGTCGGTCAGCGGCTACCTGGACCAGTCGGCCCAGGACAACGACAGCTATTCCTACGGCGGCGTCATCGCCGGCGTCGGCCAGGGCGCGGGCACTGGCCTGACCGACAACCAGCTGCGCCAGTTCAGCCAGGAAGTCCGCCTGCGCAGCGACTTCGACCACTGGTTCAACTTCATGGTCGGCGCCTTCTACGAGGACCGCCACATCGAGTTCAACACCAGCCAGAACGCGGTCAACATCTCGTTCTTCAGCCCCGACCCGATCACCGGCAACAGCTTCGACTGGTACAAGGAGCATCCGACCGATACGAGCGCAGTCTCGGTGTTCGGCAGCGCCACCATCAACTTCACCGACGAGTTGGAGCTGTCGGGTGGCGTGCGCTGGACCCATGAAAAGAAGGTCAACCACATCCTGGTGCCCTATGTGCACACCTTCCTGGTGGCGACCGGCGCCTTCATCCAGAGCGGGTTCGATTCTGGCCCGATCGAATTCCGCGACAACAACATCTCGCCGGAAGTGACGCTGAGCTGGCAGGCGACGGACGACATCAAGCTCTACGCATCCTACAAGACCGGCTTCAAGTCGGGCGGCATCGACAATTCGGCACTGCCGTCGTCAAACCTGCTGGGCTTCGCCAGCCCGGATCCGGAGGTCCGACAGGCCACGGCCGATGCGCTGGTCTATGAGTCCGAGACCGCCAAGGGCGGCGAGATCGGCGTCAAGTCGCAATGGGCGGACCGCTCGCTGACCCTGAACCTGTCGGCCTTCTATTATGTGTTCAAGAACCTGCAGGTGCAGAACTTCGACGCCGTGGCCATCCAGTTCCTGACCGCCAACGCTGGCGAGGTGACCACCAAGGGCGTCGACCTGGACTGGCGCTGGGCAACGCCGCTCGACGGCCTCAGCCTCTACGGATCGATGACGTTCCTGAGCAACAAGTACACGGCGTTCTTCGACCCCAACCCGCTGGACGGCGTGTCGCAGAACCTCGAGGGCCGGGACGGACTGCAGTCGCCGGACTTCTCCGGCAACGCCGCCTTCGACTGGCGCGTGCCGCTGGGCAACTCGCTGGAGCTCGGCCTGACCGGCAACGCCCGGTACAGCGGCTCGTTCTTCACCAACTTCAGCAATTACCGGCAGAGGGCCTACTGGACGTTCGACCTGGCCGCCTCCATCGGCGATCCGGAGGGCCGCTGGCGCCTGTCGATGATTGGCACCAACCTGACCGACAAGCACTACCTGCAAAGCTCCGGCCCGCGGCCGTTCCTGCAACCGGGCGTAGGCGACGACGAGATCTTCACCTTCGCGCGCGGCCGGCAGCTCACGGTGGAAGCGTCGTTCAGGTTCTAG
- a CDS encoding NADP-dependent oxidoreductase: MSVEAGAVTQNRQWLLASRPETAISEANFVQATAELAEPKHGQVAVRVTHIAYEPAMRGWVREVPGQGSNVKLNGVMRSQGAGEVIASRHPDFQPGDRVTGFFGWQQYAVVDVAGELLPVKKLPTGVTEEMALSVLGITGLTAYFGMLDVGRPRAGDTVVVSGAAGATGSIAGQIARISGCRVIGIAGGADKCRWLTGDAGFDAAVDYKTDDVSAQLKRLCPTGINVFYDNVGGAILEAALDNIALGSRIVICGGISGYNVADGEWPGPRNYMRIVNNPSTMSGFLLGQFSARFGEAWTRLADWTRDGRIRFAADVQEGFDNVPATLMRLFNGQNLGKQLCRIG; encoded by the coding sequence GTGTCGGTTGAGGCAGGCGCCGTGACCCAGAACCGCCAATGGCTGCTCGCCAGCCGTCCCGAGACTGCGATCTCGGAGGCCAATTTCGTGCAGGCCACGGCCGAGCTGGCCGAGCCGAAGCACGGACAGGTCGCCGTCCGCGTCACCCACATCGCCTACGAACCGGCCATGCGCGGCTGGGTGCGCGAAGTGCCGGGGCAGGGCTCCAACGTCAAACTGAACGGCGTCATGCGATCCCAGGGCGCGGGTGAGGTGATCGCCTCGCGTCATCCGGACTTCCAGCCCGGCGACCGGGTGACCGGCTTCTTCGGCTGGCAGCAATATGCCGTCGTCGACGTGGCGGGCGAGTTGCTGCCGGTGAAGAAGCTGCCCACCGGCGTGACCGAGGAGATGGCGCTGTCGGTCCTCGGCATCACCGGCCTGACCGCCTATTTCGGAATGCTGGACGTGGGCAGACCCCGGGCTGGCGACACGGTCGTGGTCTCGGGCGCCGCGGGCGCGACCGGCTCCATTGCCGGCCAGATCGCGCGCATCTCAGGCTGCCGGGTGATCGGCATCGCCGGCGGCGCGGATAAGTGCCGCTGGCTGACCGGGGACGCGGGCTTCGATGCGGCCGTCGACTACAAGACCGACGACGTCTCGGCCCAGCTCAAGCGCCTGTGCCCGACCGGCATCAACGTGTTCTACGACAATGTGGGCGGCGCAATCCTCGAGGCGGCGCTCGACAACATTGCCCTCGGCAGCCGCATCGTCATCTGCGGCGGCATCTCGGGCTACAACGTGGCCGACGGCGAATGGCCGGGGCCGCGCAACTACATGCGCATCGTCAACAACCCGTCGACCATGAGCGGATTCCTGCTCGGTCAGTTCAGCGCCCGCTTCGGCGAAGCCTGGACCCGGCTGGCCGACTGGACCCGGGACGGCCGGATTCGCTTCGCCGCTGATGTACAGGAAGGCTTCGACAACGTGCCCGCCACGCTGATGCGGCTGTTCAACGGCCAGAATTTGGGCAAGCAGCTGTGCCGCATCGGCTGA
- a CDS encoding alpha/beta hydrolase translates to MNADAHVTLGARHYDPPPAIWSMLEPARAMMEMGLLPFAAPCLGQAPRGDGHPVMVIPGFMGTDTSTAVLRTYLQALGYAVHPWALGRNVGPRGDIEERMVERANHLAARYERKVSLVGWSLGGIFARQIARDIPDAIRQVITMGSPFGSAGQGGTNREIAELYEVLSGDMIGHAPEHIRAVHRSRPPVPCTAIFSKTDGVAAWQVCSEEPGPDTDNIQVVGSHTGLGFNPLVLYAVADRLALPEDGWQQFDRGGFRALFYG, encoded by the coding sequence ATGAATGCGGATGCGCATGTGACGCTGGGCGCACGGCACTACGACCCACCTCCTGCAATATGGTCCATGCTCGAGCCTGCCCGGGCCATGATGGAGATGGGCCTGCTGCCCTTCGCGGCGCCCTGCCTGGGGCAGGCGCCGCGCGGCGACGGCCATCCCGTCATGGTGATTCCCGGCTTCATGGGCACCGATACCTCGACGGCCGTGCTCCGCACCTATCTGCAGGCGCTGGGCTACGCGGTACATCCCTGGGCGCTGGGGCGCAATGTCGGCCCGCGCGGCGACATCGAGGAGCGCATGGTCGAGCGCGCCAATCACCTCGCCGCCCGTTATGAACGCAAGGTCAGCCTTGTCGGCTGGAGCCTGGGCGGCATCTTCGCCCGGCAGATCGCCCGCGATATTCCCGACGCTATCCGCCAGGTGATCACCATGGGCAGTCCGTTCGGCAGCGCCGGACAGGGTGGCACCAACAGGGAGATCGCCGAGCTGTATGAAGTGCTGTCCGGCGACATGATCGGCCATGCACCCGAGCACATCCGCGCCGTGCACCGTTCGCGTCCGCCGGTGCCGTGCACGGCGATTTTCTCGAAAACCGACGGCGTTGCCGCGTGGCAGGTCTGCTCCGAGGAGCCCGGTCCCGATACCGACAACATCCAGGTGGTCGGCAGCCACACCGGGCTCGGCTTCAATCCGCTGGTGCTCTACGCCGTCGCTGATCGGCTGGCGCTGCCCGAGGACGGCTGGCAGCAGTTCGACCGGGGCGGGTTCAGGGCACTGTTCTACGGGTAA
- the hemH gene encoding ferrochelatase: MTQTDSTVGVLLINLGTPDAPTPQAVRRYLREFLSDRRVITTNPLIWQPILNLFILPFRPRKAAKAYQLIWRDDADGSPLRHFTRTLTEAVAARAGQTRNDVVVDWAMRYGTPSVRDKLESLRARGCTRILAIALYPQYSGTTTASAYDAVTAGLRALDWQPELRTAAAFPEDRTYIEGLARSIEDHVAALSSPPDVIIASYHGLPQKYVDEGDPYYDQCLLTTQRLRERLGWGEDRLRMTFQSRFGAMEWLRPYTDLVLAALPGEGVKKVAVIAPAFLADCLETLEEMAERGRETFLEAGGEQFSYIPCLNDTPPAVALLDGLIGREIAGWAGR, from the coding sequence ATGACCCAGACCGATTCAACCGTCGGTGTGCTGCTCATCAATCTGGGCACACCCGACGCGCCGACGCCGCAGGCCGTGCGGCGGTATCTGCGCGAGTTTCTCAGCGACCGGCGGGTGATCACCACCAACCCGCTGATCTGGCAGCCCATTCTCAACCTGTTCATCCTACCGTTCCGGCCGAGGAAAGCCGCCAAGGCCTACCAGCTGATCTGGCGCGACGATGCCGACGGCTCGCCGCTGCGCCACTTTACCCGCACCTTGACCGAGGCGGTCGCCGCCCGCGCCGGCCAGACGCGCAACGATGTCGTCGTCGACTGGGCCATGCGCTACGGCACGCCATCGGTGCGCGACAAGCTGGAAAGCCTGCGAGCCCGGGGATGCACGAGGATCCTGGCCATCGCGCTCTATCCGCAATACAGCGGCACCACGACGGCATCGGCCTATGACGCCGTCACCGCCGGCCTTCGCGCCCTGGACTGGCAGCCAGAATTGCGCACCGCCGCGGCGTTCCCGGAAGACCGAACCTATATCGAGGGGCTGGCCCGGTCCATCGAGGACCATGTCGCCGCGTTGTCCTCGCCGCCGGATGTCATCATCGCCTCCTATCACGGCCTGCCGCAAAAATATGTCGACGAGGGCGATCCCTATTACGATCAGTGCCTGCTGACGACGCAGCGCCTGCGCGAGCGCCTGGGCTGGGGTGAGGACCGGCTGCGCATGACCTTCCAGTCCCGCTTCGGCGCCATGGAATGGCTCCGACCCTATACCGACTTGGTGCTGGCCGCGCTCCCCGGTGAAGGTGTGAAGAAGGTGGCGGTGATCGCGCCCGCCTTCCTCGCCGATTGCCTGGAAACACTGGAGGAAATGGCCGAACGCGGCCGCGAGACCTTTCTGGAAGCAGGCGGCGAGCAGTTCAGCTATATCCCCTGCCTCAACGATACGCCGCCCGCCGTCGCGCTGCTCGACGGGCTGATCGGCCGCGAGATCGCCGGCTGGGCCGGCCGCTGA
- a CDS encoding LuxR C-terminal-related transcriptional regulator: protein MIVVDFPEVSDVAGSRILDNYADSRGWSGYICSVEGGRSGTHIPLKASGAVSSSARKLIEQYTREEFGDEDPVQCWIRDNAKPVIWTVDEFRHNGSPRQRELFTIVADEGFHSGVSIPLFGPSNIRGTLVALDSAESIEVDRAIDEIKESIPLGNSLITCACRQAPPSPAAPALTAREIECLRWVAMGKTSWEISLILAISARTADFHVQNAMAKLDASSRQQAIYNAMGLGLLPRPMPAPETIA from the coding sequence ATGATTGTCGTTGATTTCCCTGAAGTCTCCGATGTCGCGGGTTCGCGGATCCTGGACAACTACGCCGACAGCCGCGGCTGGTCCGGATATATCTGTTCGGTCGAAGGAGGCAGGAGCGGAACGCACATCCCGCTCAAGGCCTCCGGCGCGGTTTCATCCTCGGCGCGCAAGCTGATTGAGCAATACACCAGAGAGGAATTCGGCGACGAGGACCCGGTGCAGTGCTGGATCAGGGACAACGCCAAACCCGTCATATGGACCGTCGACGAGTTCCGCCACAACGGCAGCCCGCGCCAGCGCGAGCTTTTCACCATTGTCGCCGACGAGGGCTTCCATAGCGGCGTCTCAATCCCGCTGTTCGGACCGTCGAACATCCGCGGCACGCTCGTCGCGCTGGATTCCGCCGAGAGTATCGAGGTCGACCGCGCGATCGATGAAATCAAGGAGTCGATCCCGCTGGGAAACTCGCTCATCACCTGCGCCTGCCGGCAAGCGCCGCCGAGCCCCGCCGCGCCCGCGCTGACCGCGCGGGAGATCGAGTGCCTCAGGTGGGTGGCGATGGGAAAGACCTCGTGGGAAATTTCCCTGATCCTGGCCATCAGCGCCCGTACCGCCGATTTTCACGTCCAGAACGCCATGGCCAAACTCGACGCCAGCTCCCGCCAGCAGGCCATCTACAACGCCATGGGACTCGGCCTGTTGCCCCGGCCTATGCCGGCGCCGGAAACGATCGCATAA
- a CDS encoding phasin family protein: MSQTNPFADVFENWTKGFSQFTGAVPGMNVDGLMKAGQANIAALTEANRIALEGLQAVAKRQQEMAVEAFGEFQETAKTIGAGKGAEVFAKPVELARGSFEKSVANMKELAELAGKSQTEAWGIIGRRVQESISEVQTSTKK; this comes from the coding sequence ATGTCGCAGACCAATCCGTTCGCCGATGTGTTCGAGAACTGGACCAAGGGCTTTTCGCAGTTCACGGGCGCCGTCCCGGGCATGAACGTCGATGGCCTGATGAAGGCCGGCCAGGCGAATATCGCCGCCCTGACCGAAGCCAACCGCATCGCGCTGGAAGGCCTGCAGGCCGTCGCCAAGCGTCAGCAGGAAATGGCTGTCGAAGCGTTCGGCGAATTCCAGGAAACCGCCAAGACCATCGGCGCCGGCAAGGGTGCCGAAGTCTTCGCCAAGCCCGTCGAACTGGCCCGTGGCAGCTTCGAGAAGTCGGTCGCGAACATGAAGGAACTGGCCGAGCTGGCCGGCAAGTCGCAGACCGAGGCGTGGGGCATCATCGGCCGCCGCGTTCAGGAAAGCATTTCCGAAGTGCAGACCTCCACCAAGAAGTAA
- a CDS encoding NADP-dependent oxidoreductase: MSNLVNRQWTLASRPSAMVSPDNFKLAEAPVPDPGDGQILVKITYIAFEPAMRGWMADNPGYMAAIPIGGVMRSMAAGEVIQSRHRDFQPGDKVSGMFGWQEYAVVDAKGALLPVQKLAPGVTEEMALSVLGITGLTAYFGMLDVGKPQPGDTVAVSGAAGATGSIAGQIAKIKGCKVIGIAGGPDKCTWLTETAGFDAAIDYKSENVRKRLRELAPDGINVFYDNVGGEILEAALDNLAVGARITLCGAISGYNTGSVPQPPKNYMALILKSSSMAGFLLGQYSKRFGEASAELGAWVRDGKLKFAVDVQDGFENVPSTFLRLFHGQNLGKQLNRVG; the protein is encoded by the coding sequence ATGAGCAATCTGGTCAATCGGCAATGGACCCTGGCGAGCCGGCCGTCCGCCATGGTCAGCCCCGACAATTTCAAACTGGCCGAGGCGCCGGTGCCCGATCCGGGCGACGGCCAGATCCTGGTCAAGATCACCTATATTGCGTTCGAGCCGGCCATGCGCGGCTGGATGGCCGACAATCCGGGCTACATGGCCGCGATTCCGATCGGCGGCGTTATGCGGTCGATGGCGGCAGGCGAGGTGATCCAGTCCCGCCATCGCGACTTCCAGCCGGGCGACAAGGTCTCGGGCATGTTCGGCTGGCAGGAATATGCTGTGGTCGACGCCAAGGGCGCGTTGCTGCCGGTGCAGAAGCTCGCGCCGGGCGTGACCGAGGAAATGGCCTTGAGCGTGCTCGGCATTACCGGCCTGACCGCCTATTTCGGCATGCTTGATGTGGGCAAACCCCAGCCGGGCGATACGGTCGCCGTGTCGGGCGCGGCGGGCGCCACCGGCTCCATCGCCGGCCAGATCGCGAAAATCAAAGGGTGCAAGGTCATCGGCATCGCCGGAGGCCCCGACAAATGCACGTGGCTGACCGAGACTGCCGGCTTCGACGCGGCCATCGACTACAAGTCCGAGAACGTCCGCAAGCGCCTGCGCGAGCTGGCGCCCGACGGCATCAACGTGTTCTACGATAATGTGGGCGGCGAGATTCTCGAAGCCGCGCTGGACAATTTGGCGGTGGGCGCGCGCATCACCCTGTGCGGCGCCATCTCGGGCTACAACACCGGCTCGGTGCCGCAACCGCCGAAGAATTACATGGCGCTGATCCTGAAATCCTCCAGCATGGCGGGATTCCTGCTCGGCCAATATTCGAAGCGGTTCGGCGAGGCGTCGGCCGAGCTGGGCGCCTGGGTGCGTGACGGCAAGCTGAAATTCGCCGTCGACGTGCAGGACGGCTTCGAGAATGTGCCGTCCACGTTCCTGCGTCTGTTCCACGGCCAGAACCTGGGCAAGCAACTCAACCGTGTCGGTTGA